The genomic DNA tactctgaagatcaccttctcctgctcaaactgctgataaatgtttctgctgctctaaagtctggtctccagaacttcctaaaaactctcaaaggctcttctgctgcaggttgctttgtagaactgttccagaaaacctcactaaaccacatggaggggcctcaagatagtcgtccaaatgaaaccatacaaaaatcAAACTAGTACAActcaaatgctaaagtctcctgcagcctaccagagaacctctgagaacagagaatcaggacaggaactcttaccttctggacaatcaacatcggttctcaaacaagaacacagaatgtgtctgaccaaaaacctctgaagactcactatagccaagataaagacacaactcagctgtaccaaatccactaatcactgcacacataactgtggctaaagaaccacatttaccaagacaactaaccagtacaaagccctaaaacacaccaagaaacacattaaagacgactttactgctggaagctgcaagccaacgtctaaagaacaaactaaaccaAGGGagtcaaacccggttcagtggagagaagcagaggaaatgtttgtctgcagctaaataaagcaggaagacactgagctgctcaggtgttcctgataacaccaagcagccacctggacagccaataggaacacagcttactggaagtctagagggctggcttagtgaaggaaatttaatttaaagttgaagcagaaagttaacaaagaaagttgaaaaccaccttctgatacctgaaatctctgagttttcacacaaagaacacctgaacatgtcaaactggtttcatagtagaaccatcattgtaaaaacatcatagtatgatgtgttgctcaaaaaacattaggacccggctgtcagggacaaacatgtaagaaacatgagaacagagagaatccaaccagtaggtcacagtttatcatcccccagtcatctcctgaagtccatatggtgagagacatcagtatctggttgttcatttaccagaggatgcttataatcatgctgatgtggtctgtactctacagtgttttagtgactcaataaatgcctaagttgtttttttttatgcttttcagtttttaataaacatttaatagcctatatgtaatcaataagtggcctttgcctatcttaagaaaaactcactcagaactctgatatgttaacagtactaaataaatcaataaatagatgcatacacacaaaaataagttaatacattaactgtgttaagataagatttagatttttttttaaaaaagttgtttatgtttttgcagaatccagtattgctcactggttggtcatcacattttgttagtttgatttcactgtttaaaatgatgccacctcttttcagacagaacctgtgataataaaacaatacaaaatttttagttccgtgttaataaagcacttaaagctttaagtatggctaaatgcttttttcaaaattaaatatatcactccttaggtggtagtggccccaagttcagtgaagttggaaagatattcacagattcagacttccagcatcaataactcgttagatataggttgtcaaaacataaacgcctctttcccattgttgcaaggcagacaatgtgctacaagcccagttttatcaaaagtagctgtctttcaagctacaggaataacagtggtgtctatggagtgaacagggtccgtctgcaatttgcaaaaccgctgcaacagtaaagagagacaaatattcaataacttcactcttatacattgtagtgtcactaaaatcactgcagccttcaactgtctcctgttgtcaaagtgttttaacagaaatgtaaatgctgtaatttgattcttttaataaaccatgtaacttgaatggatgcgatgctggtgtgaccacagtgcacacgtctgatgttgctcacagtggtccaagggacgctcagggagtttgtgtgtttgctcagactcagggaaaattacagggaacattgtttgggactcaagcagttccttctttaactcactatctccccagccttagaaaaaaaaaaaaactgttcacacggcacagatgaggctgaggtacacaggaaatgtttggctccattgtacaagtttgggtaaacggttttgtgggttgcccagtaagccagtgggtctgccgttctttctacaattgcattcgctgtggcgctttgcatttgccaggctctacttgcgccgtgaaaaacactccagaaaggttttctttgaaaaaaaatcatcatgaattttggcgcaaaaaaacgccttactatactatgtcgaaaaaaaatctgatttttcaaacatgttgtaaaaatgtgccatattatgaaataatgtaaaggaggctgtgaaaaacactccagaaaggttttctttgaaaaaaaaaacatcatgaattttggtgcaaccattcttcttatagtcactaggtaattgtgaaactgaatgactggatgaaagtatacatagaaataagaaaacacagctgttcttagcaactccaaaatgtgcacaggatgaaatgaagttcacaccatgttgtttttagttgtggtggaggaggtactgtttgtgcttcagttaaagagtaccaaaaatttattaaagtaaaagtatcaaagacatgatcatgattgaaaatcaatggacaggtggctaaacacatcacatcacagctgtggagtccttcaagctcttggggactacaatctctcaggacgtGCAGTGAGAgacgaacatccactccatcctgaaaaaagCTCATCAGAAGATGTATTTCCtatgacagctgaggagacatggaggagccacaggagctgttgatcTCAAGTCTCTGAATTTTGACTTATACTAATGACTGTTTTTAGagcttctggctctgataaatgatgtaatttgttttttttttttttaaagacaacgtCCCTTTgaaacctgccagcaggttttggggttcagaggggtTAAGTAAAATGAGTGGGATTATAATGTAATTAAATCAGCTCGTCTGGCCAGTGAGCAAAACTGTGCTCCTCGTCAACCAACAGCAATGATAAAAGCTCAGACATGTTAAAAAGATGAGATACAAGCCGGACTTTGGTCCTCCACATGTGAGGCCGTCCCTGAGTCTGGCTCAAAGTTCAGGTCATGCAGTCAGTTTCAGTATCGCCTCTGTGAGCGTCATTATTCTACCTGTGTTCTCTCTGAGCTGCAGGATGGTCTGCTGGGCCCGTGCCGTTCccctgctgctcctgctgggCCTGTTGAGCCACAGTTCTGCCGGTCAGGAGGCTGGAGACCCGGtagctccaccaccaccaccaccagacCAAGGCTCTGAGGGCAGGCAGGCCGAGGGTGAGGAGAGTGACTGGGGGATGGACTCCCTCAGAGGCAGCTTTGAGGCCGTCAGCGGCTACTTTGACTCGATGCTGGAATTCATGGGCGGACGTGATGGAGTTTGCCAATATCGCTGCAGATACGGTGAGACGGTTAGAAGGAAAAgtagaaatattcacattgatCGGCCAGTGTGAGTGTGGCCCTCCACTTATGTTCATATATCTGTATTGTGTATTTGCcgagttaaccctcgtgttgtcctgtgggtcaaaattgacccagtttaaagtttgaaaatgtgggaaaaaaaatattttcacagtgaaacttctgatgctcacattttcaacatttttgggaaatctttgaacattttttggtggaaaaaaagaaatgttaaaaatgtttcttaagaacattcacataaaaataaaccaaaatccagcgaaattcgctggattttggttgatttttatgtgaatgttcttaaagaaaataaattagaagttttactgatatatatgtaatcatattagacatttttaggatttttttggaagatttttactcattttttgaaaatatttaccagaattttcttgtaaaatttgggggattttttttttttaaataaaacttttaagggaaacttttaaggaattattggaattttcttcctgaaggttttgcaaattttcagaaatctggggaatttttttgctgaatttttttcagacaaggaacagtattttttggtacccatgaatgaggacaacaggagggttaactgaaATACAGAAGTTTATTACAGCTTCCCTTTAACccactgaaccccaaaacccacagGTTTGTTTGAACGTCATGTTATCTTTTtataaattaccaaaataacACTATTAATCagccagaatctgtaaaaacagaaagaatggctggattttcaactttttgacaTACAAAAAATATCTATGATGTGACATTCTGTTTGGAATCtttaccaaatctaagcttaaaatcatgttaTTTAATCATAGACttttgctctaaccagattttgtaaaaaacataaaaattctgcattccttgttGCAGCCAAGAAACTATTAGTGATATAGCTGTGATAAACAATCACATAACAAAAATTCGGGGATTTCAGCTAATATGCGGGCTGTATTTACATAGTGCAGCAAGCGATAattatggaaacaaataaaacatttaagtagcaaaatatctacagtatgtagtctttttttccttttcaaagcCTTTATAGGTCATAGGTGTAGATAAAGAATCATCAAAATGCAATCTTTATAAATAGTGTATATAATAAACTGTTATCTCTGATGACGAAGCCACATCTGCAGCACATCATTTTATAACAGGATGCTGAATCACACAGTTCACGTACGCAACACTGTCGTCTTATTAATCACGTAGCTTCTTTTACTCCTCTTTTATATTTACTTCTAGTACACACTCAGTCTGCTGAAGGTTAACACCGCCTCCCTCATGTTAATATTGTCCTTAATATCCAGTGATCAGGATggagaaattcagcaaaattccatttaaatttgatttgaaattaCTTTAAAGAGGTGATCTTACATTACTGATAttaagacacaaacaaatatcggctaaaaaaaaaagctctccgGTCAATACATCTTTGCACAGACACTCCTGTGTTGCTCTTTAATAAACTATCATGTGAGATAAGCCACAGCACACCTCTACTCTAATAGGATTTACTCAGGCTAAACTCTTCACTTATCGTCTTTGTTATCATCTGGACGAGGGCCTGGAAATGGACTGTGACCTGTGGATGAATGTGTCAGATATCAGAATGAACCAAATACTGAACCCAGGATGTGCAAACATGAATCTGCTTTAAACCCACAAGGTTATCAGAGTGTAGCTCCCTCACACCAACCAGTTGTGAAACATGACCTAtatctgatgttttttctgcCTTGTTCCGCCCCTCAGGTAAAGCTCCTCTTCCTCGACTCGGATACCAGATGCCTGAACCCAACGGATGCAGCTCCTACTTCTTTGGTCTCCCTGTTCCAGAAGGGGTGGGTCTGTTTTGTCTATTCACTGAAAATTAAATGGATTAGACCCAAAAAACAGCTAGTTGTTTCATCTTATAGTACTGTTTGTTGTAATAAACTGATTTTAGCTGAACTATTCCACAGATTACAGTAAAAATTGACAAGATGTAGCAgcaaaatggcttaaaaaactacaaaaatattaCTTCAGTTTAGATATCTTTTATAAATAATTGACAGTGTTATAAATAATTCTACATTAAGTCTCGCATAAGAAATATCTCCACAGCTCTGTCAgtgctgtagaatggtctgactgcacctcagtaTAActctacagtaaaaaaaaaacctgtgtggtttgtatttgtttaaccctcctgttgtcctcatttacgggcaccaaaaaatattgtttccctgtctgaaaaaaatcccaaaaatctgcaaaaaattttcgaaaattcctgaaaatttgcaaaaccttcaggaagttccaataattccttaaaagtttcccttaaaagtatcatttttttaaaaaaaattccccaaatttggcaagaaaattcttgtaaatattttcaaaaaattagtaaaaatcttccaaaaaaatcctaaaaatatctaacatgattacatatatatcagtaaaacttctaatattttctttaagaatattcacataaaaatcaaccaaaatcgagcgaaatttgctggattttggttgatttttatgtgaatgttcttaagaaacatttttaacatttcattttttccaccaaaaaatgttcaaagatttcccaaaaatgttgaaaatgtggacatcagaagtttcactgtgaaaatatttttttcccccacatcttcaaactttaaaacgggtcaattttgatctgcaggacgacacgagggttaaatcaaTCACGTCCGTCTTGGGTGGAGCGAActccaggatgcagcaacagttTGCTTGCAAAATAGTATCAAGAGGtaatttgttttggtggaatatttgcatgcagggaggcaaAACTTCCATAAAAATGGATAATTTACTGAAAAAGCCAAGCAGCGCTGCCTTGCTGCATGAGCCAAATCAAAACTTGCTATTTTCAGTGTGGTTGGTTGCTGCtctgaggttgttgttgtttccggTAGTGAAAGGTGATTTTGAAACACAGATagtggaaaaggagaagaaaaccaTGTGAAGCAGAAATGTCAGAATATACCTTATGTCTACATCTGATGATTCAGACTGGTCTATTAATTAATCTGACAATTTTCCTGGCAGATTAAACTCAGCATCGACAGTATTTTAGCAAACCCATCTCAATGACTGTGGTGACTGCATACACGTCTGTAGCCTGAAAATGctcagaagaaagaaaaatataaactttgactaaaaaaaagtcacaggtGAAAATTCAACTAAACCTGACAAAagcaaaatcactgaaaatggactgaaaataaaacaccaccactgcaggaactcagggAATTACCAAGGAAACGCCTCCTAATCAGCTCTTTCAGCCTTTCTGCTGcaccaaaacaatgacaagCACTAGCTATTGGACATAACATAGGAGAAAGAACAATggatatttgttattttaccatATATGGTGGATTTTATGCTGAAAACGGTGAGACGAGGACATCAAGAGGGCAGAAAAATGGTGTTTGCTGTCCTCTCCAGGTGTAGCCAATCAGCATTTGTCCTCTTCGAGTTTAACCAATCACTGCTGAAGTTTTTCAGGGGATCAATAAAGAAAGTTAGGATTCATCCTCTTCCAGTTGTGTTCGTAAGTTTACATGCCATGGCAGAATTTGTATAATATGTACCAGCCTTTAATGAcaacatgtatgatcagagcaaatgcaataaataactTTGTCTGACCATTAACCCTAAATGGAAGAAAAGTTTTTCCGTGATCAAACGTGAAAAAAATGGACAGTATATCACAAATgttgccagggtatgtaaatttatgagcacaactgtataaatatacagtgaacaacaacacacaaagtgctcaacaaaaaacatccacaacacTGTCAAATgctgaataaaatgaaaatatatgtttGACGAACAAACAGGTTCAAACTGCCCTTAAACTGCCTTCAAGTTCCTGCaggcaaaaagaaacaaagaaagaaaaaaacattcaattttCATCAAAAGACTGAATCAACATTAGATGCCTTTAGcaaaaaagaggaaatacaTACCACATATCTGATCCTAGTTTTCCCACAGTCCTTAAACATCCAGAGCTCTCTGTTTGGTGTGAGGCCTGCATTAATTGCCAGATTaatcctttttctttcccatcaGATGGACATGGGCATCCCTGCCATGACCAAGTGTTGCAACCAGTTGGACATGTGTTACGACACCTGCGGCTCCAACAAATATCGCTGCGACTCCAAGTTCCGCTGGTGCCTCCACAGCATCTGCTCGGATCTCAAGAAGAGCCTTGGCTTTGTGTCAAAAGTAGAAGGTCAGCGGCCTTTTTAACCTTTACTTAGTCCAATGAGCCCTTTTACTTCAGCACTGATCACTTTCACCTCGAAGCTTAAGTTATGGAATTTGAAATGCACGTCAAGCTTTTAAAAAATCGctacaatttatcagagctagaaactgtaaaatcaaagaaaaagaactGTCAGAATTCCAGTTTTCTGTCAGTCGTTTAACTAATCATGTGCTGGTCCAacaggaaaatgaaccaaatctaagcttaaattgaggtatttcatcaaaatcactttattgtaCAAATCTTAtttgaaaaaactgcaaaaaaaataaatagcttgCTATagccaaattctgtaaaaaaggaaaaattctgtGTTCTTCACACCAACCGTGAAGctatgactgactcagctgtgaccaacagtcatggaACAAAAAATCCTAGACTTCTGTCTGAACtgtaggctgtgtttacacaggaaatatagaaacaaattcaaaactCAAGTAGTAAATTCTTTCCAGTATTGCTAACATCTGTGggtacttggaaaaatgttgaacatgctGATTtcaagtttagttttttttttagtttttgtaaaacaaatgaagaatttcaattaattttttttacatggattATGGCTTTGTAACTGTGTCATGcggcacaaaagacatttctgagttctcccTCGGTCTAGTCACAATTTTTCTGTtcccacagagctgcagaactTTACACACAGTgaataacaagaaaatcactcagagagcgcagaaatgcagcatttttttaaaaaaataaaagcagcgtttttttttattagttattgatgatcagaaatcacggaaccatagaatgtgtccatttaatatagatgtacccacaaacaaaatgaccttgcactgagcacaagtgtgtgttatgcatgtgtacgttctgtacggataccgaatcacgtgacctaaatatgtagcgggtgacgggaattgatgggactcagaaacaccacaatttaatcatttgttccttgtatcatttccgatggataagtcagCAGTGGCTGATTTGTAGtaaatcgcaatcatgtgatcgtcaggaggcagctgacgtagaattcacttgttgccatagttacagtgccgctatctcgccatgatacagaaattttcaacaaatccttggatccagactataagctgcatcactgccaaaatctaatcacttggtccttgtgtcatttctgaccttccatgaaaatttcatccaaatctattagTCCGgatttgagtaatgttgcgcacagacggaataacagacaaacatacgctgatCGTTGCATAATTCTGCCATGTTCCTTCGTGGAGTAAAAGTATGACAGAAGTAAAAACTACCCAGAAACTGACTGGACCTCAGAGGGatagaaaattacagaaaaattagttttaatataaaatgtctcttgattgtggttgtttttttttctgtctgctctgcATAAAGTTTGCTTTAGAAGGGCACCAGTTAATACAGCTCATTAACCAGCTATGATCAAATTAAAACCTCTTGTAGCAGTACAAGTTGAACAGAAAATGATGCTTTATCGTTGGAATCTGTGAACATTACTTTCTTGTGcacatcctgctctgctctgacttttatttttcGTCTTTCCTTAGCATGTGAAACTGTAGCCGACACGCTGTTCAACACAGTGTGGACTCTGGGCTGCAGACCCTACATGAACAGCCAGAGAGCGGCCTGCTACTGTCCAGGAGAGGAGAAAGACGAACTCTAGATCCAGAGCAGAAACCACTCTCATATTTAAAaaactctgtctgtctgagcCACATTTCAGGCGACGGCGCTCTGAGCTGTAGTGCTGCAAAGgcagtttaatttatttagaagttgttgcttttgttttgctcaAAACGATGATTCTCAACTCAACTCATCTTTGTTAGCAGTTCCACTGTGCTGTGAGCAAAAACCGTAGCGCTGGTATTTGTTGAAATGCAGGTGGTGATGGGATATGACGCATTTTTTCACTGTGCATGTGTAAAGTGTGaataaagacagtaaaatacACGGAATGGTCCAATTCAATGAAAGCAGCCTTCACTCCTTCAAACCAGATCGGTTCAGCCAATCTCCCTCACAGATTACTTATCACTTGTCAACAAAACAATTTCCCtacaaaaatattactttcaaTTAGATACATTTCATGAATTTATGACCGTGTTCCATCTAAATGGTTTCCTAAATGTTAAAGAAATATTTCTGCAGTAATTGTCTTGCATCGCCAGAAATATCCCCACAGCGCTGTGTCAGtactgtagaatggtctgactgcacctcattatcattctgctgtgGGGGAAAAACCGGAAAGCACCAGATAAAGCTGGTGGAGATCAGAACAGAGCTAAAAGACAGTATGTATTGGGCTTAAATACAGTCATTACAGGTTTGATGTTTAGcattttagcatgctaatgctagctctGTGTCTTAAACCTCATAGTACAGACGAAGTTGACACAGAAACTATGTGGTGATGTCAATTAAATGTCAGAGGATCAATAAAGGTCACTAGGATTTGTCCTCTGACTGGATGAGTGTCacaaattaatcattttataattaacaaaacaaataaataagctAGCATCTGCCCTAAACAGCAAACTTCTATAACACAGATAATACTAAAAATGATGCGTTTACATAATTTCATATTCTAAAGACTTTACTAAGTGTGCCAATAAACACCGGGATCTGACCATTTTTACAGCCTCAAACTCTTGAgagtaaaaatatacatttcattaaaaactgcaaaagagCCTCAAAATTGTATTTCGCGTAAACAAATTtatacaacagaaaaaaaagtccaaacagGCACAGAGTTACAAAGTAGTGACATTCATAGAAATGTAGACCTGTAAACTGGCAATTAATTgcacaaaaatattatttttgaagatgtaattaaatttttaacaGTTGAGTATGTATCTACAAATGCAGAGACCATAACTAAAACTGTAAGTGATCCTTGAGAACTGAACTACCTGTTTAAATACCGAAACATGAGGTCCATGTTCTGCCCAGCCTCACCACAGTTTCCAATCAGAGTACAGACAGAACtctggaaaaaagagaaaaaaatatataaatacacagcaGTTACTTAATGCTAAGTATGAACTTATATTTATATCACCAAGAACAATTTGAATCAACAATTATTTTAACTATTACGGagactatttacattgttttgtcacataatacataaaatcataatatttcatttcagtaaGTAAGAGAAACCTATTCTGTGATGTGGAATTTGTAAAATAGAGCACAATAAATGTATGAATGACAGATGTTAAATCGATATTTAACACAATATCTGATAATTATTCTACAGGGATACATGTAAGTTATACCTAGGAATAATTGAAATATAAATTTAATCTCATCTGCGGATCTTCTTCCAGCTAATCTTACCATCCTAGATACCCGTCACTGCAGGCAGATTCATATTAGTGCTGCATGACCCAAAGACACACAGTAGCCACAGTAATTGGAAAAACACCAGGATGCTATGGACTGGAAATATCGGTGAAGATAGCTTACTTCAACCATTCTCAGACGCAAGGGAGTTAGCTGGCTGCATGACTGTGGACTGAAGGAGCTGGCTGGAGCGCTTCACGTTCTGGTTGAATGCTTCAagctggaaaataaaaagaagaatggTTTAACAAAACAACACCTGCTTATGGTGGAACAGTgatcaataaaaacaacaacaacaccacagTCTGTGAGGTTTATTCCTCCATTCTTCTCTGGGCTGTTTCTCTATAATGATGGCAAAAGGGAGGCAAGCCCCCACAAAgtgttgacagatttttacCCCCATAGCATGAATaatacacactaaacacacctCACACACTCCCCAGCTAGAATCAAGCAGTCACAGCAGGCATGTGGAGGAAGGTTTGGTCACATTGCACAGAACACCTGTCACGATTGACAAATGGAAAAGTGAGGCAGCTTTAaataaaccctctgaactccaagtagtctctgggctcattttttgtttgcaatataaagtcctgcactgctACGGAGACAGCACAACCATAGCTAGTAgcaaagaaaactcaaaaatgtgtttgtgcagttATATAGCGATAaatcattaagaaaaaaaataatgttgaatttttggatatttCTTTAACGAAAATGTATataactggaatcaacatgtaaaacattttccaaatgccGCCAGCTATTACCAACACTGGAATAAATATGGTGACTCCACATACCATAGATATTtaaccatttacatttttacaatctatttaaatggcatttttcaCACTCCTCTGCTAATCAACTttacaaagatgtttcaccatgctgaatgtgtctttcaacaacttcctcctctgtcaACTGTTTTTCAGCCATGCTgcgtttattttattgatcaagtatgttttattttcctttcagtCTCTTGTCATCGCCTgcatttcagctgaaaagtcacaactttttgtcattttcgtaTTGGTCGCAGCTGAGGGAATCAAGTTTCTCAGTTGTGCAAAGgagcacaattttttttctttttttgcagagTCTGGTAtaaatggtcatttttttggcatattttgaaGCAAGACACgcaaagaaaaagattttgatgaaatgtcacatttttaaacttagatttggttatgTTTTCTAATGCCTGTCGCACATGACATGTCCATAGGAACTGTTGGAAAACAGAAAATCCACCAGTtctattttttccagtttttggctctgataaaagtta from Amphiprion ocellaris isolate individual 3 ecotype Okinawa chromosome 4, ASM2253959v1, whole genome shotgun sequence includes the following:
- the LOC111575054 gene encoding group XIIB secretory phospholipase A2-like protein, with amino-acid sequence MRYKPDFGPPHVRPSLSLAQSSGHAVSFSIASVSVIILPVFSLSCRMVCWARAVPLLLLLGLLSHSSAGQEAGDPVAPPPPPPDQGSEGRQAEGEESDWGMDSLRGSFEAVSGYFDSMLEFMGGRDGVCQYRCRYGKAPLPRLGYQMPEPNGCSSYFFGLPVPEGMDMGIPAMTKCCNQLDMCYDTCGSNKYRCDSKFRWCLHSICSDLKKSLGFVSKVEACETVADTLFNTVWTLGCRPYMNSQRAACYCPGEEKDEL